The proteins below come from a single Deltaproteobacteria bacterium genomic window:
- a CDS encoding cytochrome P450 — protein MAAPAFDFLDPETSGKPYEAYARLREEAPVYRDPRTGFFLITRYDDVRSVLLDTETYSNARWQTDAKTQVLGDRQKRMRDLYKEKGWLPAPSLAGYDDPRHREIREVFTKAFRAGRIKQLDPFVESTARELVDAFAKNGSCEVVRELAVPLPLIVIGQQMGVPKSDIWQIKAWTDAWIQRLGMMQTEEEERWSVLQEIDAQHYFQKIYERLRAQPDDTVLSDLINTPMGERPLNDNELHSHMMADTFVGGSETTTNALSGGVWLLCQFPEQYAKLKADPDKYLRTFIEEVLRLESPVQGLFRVVAKDTELRGVKIPKGATVNVRYAAANRDPEQFANHDTLDLERKNAATHLAFGTGTHHCLGAPLARRELHWGFAALLERTDEIRLDAAKNDFAIAPNYCLRALKQLHITFAPR, from the coding sequence ATGGCCGCGCCCGCGTTCGACTTCCTCGACCCCGAGACTTCCGGCAAGCCCTACGAGGCGTACGCGCGGCTGCGCGAGGAGGCGCCGGTCTACCGCGATCCGCGCACGGGGTTCTTCCTGATCACGCGCTACGACGACGTGCGCAGCGTGCTCCTCGACACCGAGACGTACAGCAACGCGCGCTGGCAGACGGACGCGAAGACGCAGGTGCTCGGCGATCGCCAGAAGCGCATGCGCGATCTCTACAAGGAGAAGGGCTGGCTGCCGGCGCCTTCGCTCGCGGGCTACGACGACCCGCGCCATCGCGAGATCCGCGAGGTGTTCACGAAGGCGTTTCGCGCGGGGCGCATCAAGCAGCTCGACCCGTTCGTGGAGAGCACGGCACGCGAGCTGGTGGATGCGTTCGCGAAGAACGGCTCCTGCGAGGTCGTGCGCGAGCTCGCGGTGCCGCTGCCGCTGATCGTGATCGGGCAGCAGATGGGCGTACCGAAGAGCGACATCTGGCAGATCAAGGCGTGGACCGACGCCTGGATTCAGCGCCTCGGCATGATGCAGACCGAGGAGGAAGAACGCTGGAGCGTGCTGCAGGAGATCGACGCGCAGCACTACTTCCAGAAGATCTACGAGCGGCTGCGCGCGCAGCCCGACGACACCGTGCTCTCCGATCTCATCAACACGCCGATGGGCGAGCGCCCGCTGAACGACAACGAGCTGCACTCGCACATGATGGCCGACACGTTCGTGGGCGGGAGCGAGACGACGACGAACGCGCTCTCGGGCGGCGTGTGGTTGTTATGCCAGTTCCCCGAGCAGTACGCGAAGCTGAAGGCCGACCCCGACAAGTACCTGCGCACGTTCATCGAGGAAGTGCTGCGGCTCGAGTCGCCGGTGCAGGGGCTGTTCCGCGTGGTGGCGAAGGACACCGAGCTGCGCGGCGTGAAGATTCCGAAGGGCGCGACGGTGAACGTGCGCTACGCGGCGGCGAACCGGGATCCGGAGCAGTTCGCGAACCACGACACGCTCGATCTCGAGCGCAAGAACGCCGCGACGCACCTCGCGTTCGGCACGGGCACGCACCACTGCCTCGGTGCGCCGCTCGCGCGCCGCGAGCTGCACTGGGGCTTTGCCGCGCTGCTCGAGCGCACGGACGAGATTCGGCTCGACGCGGCGAAGAACGACTTCGCGATCGCGCCGAACTACTGCCTGCGCGCGCTGAAGCAGCTGCACATCACGTTCGCGCCTCGCTGA
- a CDS encoding ferredoxin family protein: MSEACRGEPGRVAPVVDRNKCEGKADCLRVCPYGVFEIAVLDPAKRGQLSLLGRMKGWAHGYKQAFVVKPSDCHACNLCVEACPEDALRLAPLR, translated from the coding sequence ATGAGCGAGGCGTGCCGCGGCGAACCGGGCCGCGTTGCGCCCGTCGTCGACCGTAACAAGTGCGAGGGCAAGGCCGACTGCCTGCGCGTCTGCCCCTACGGCGTGTTCGAGATCGCTGTGCTCGACCCCGCGAAGCGCGGTCAGCTCTCGCTGCTCGGGCGCATGAAGGGCTGGGCGCACGGCTACAAGCAGGCGTTCGTGGTGAAGCCGAGCGACTGCCACGCGTGCAATCTCTGCGTCGAGGCGTGTCCCGAGGACGCGCTGCGTCTCGCGCCGCTGCGCTGA
- a CDS encoding DJ-1/PfpI family protein → MFGCLGEALRIVTIADQAGPVRSTPGPSTHAEFSYADAPACDLLLVPGGIGTFPQLKNTALLDFLRTRAPQCEVAMSVCSGSALYAAAGLLDGKSATTNKQFFSAIAAAGPKTNWVKEARWVEDGAYVTSSGVSAGTDMSLAVIARLWGRAAAEQIAAITEYEWQTDAARDPFARYLDQAKIAPELLGA, encoded by the coding sequence ATGTTCGGCTGCCTCGGCGAGGCGCTGCGCATAGTCACGATCGCGGATCAGGCAGGGCCCGTGCGCTCGACGCCCGGTCCGAGCACCCACGCGGAGTTCTCGTACGCGGACGCGCCGGCCTGCGACCTGCTGCTCGTGCCCGGCGGCATCGGGACCTTCCCGCAGCTGAAGAACACCGCGCTGCTCGACTTTCTCCGCACGCGCGCGCCGCAGTGCGAGGTCGCGATGTCGGTGTGCTCGGGCTCCGCGCTCTACGCCGCGGCCGGGCTGCTCGACGGCAAGAGCGCGACGACGAACAAGCAGTTCTTCTCGGCGATCGCGGCCGCAGGCCCGAAGACGAATTGGGTGAAGGAGGCGCGCTGGGTGGAAGACGGCGCATACGTCACGTCGTCGGGCGTCTCGGCGGGCACCGACATGTCGCTCGCCGTGATCGCGCGCCTGTGGGGCCGCGCCGCGGCGGAGCAGATCGCGGCGATCACCGAGTACGAGTGGCAGACCGACGCCGCGCGCGATCCGTTCGCGAGGTACCTAGATCAAGCGAAGATCGCGCCCGAGCTCCTCGGCGCATGA
- a CDS encoding NAD(P)H-dependent oxidoreductase, whose amino-acid sequence MTEIAVVYHSTTGTTKRLAQAVHVGAGGVAGARASLHAIVGDDIREGRFSNNALFAQLDAADAIIFGSPTFMGGPSAQLKAFLDATVSRWVTRAWANKLAAAFTVSATPSGDKLNTLTSIAVTAMQLGMIWVGVEETTRDPSAPNRLSVYMGAAGQADYGTNPPGVVAADLRTGELLGARVAKLALRLRANP is encoded by the coding sequence ATGACGGAGATCGCGGTCGTCTATCACTCGACCACCGGCACCACCAAGCGCCTCGCGCAGGCGGTGCACGTGGGCGCGGGCGGCGTCGCGGGCGCGCGCGCTTCGCTCCACGCGATCGTGGGCGACGACATTCGCGAGGGGCGCTTCAGCAACAACGCCCTGTTTGCGCAGCTCGACGCCGCCGACGCGATCATCTTCGGCTCGCCCACGTTCATGGGCGGGCCATCGGCGCAGCTGAAGGCGTTTCTCGACGCGACCGTCTCGCGCTGGGTCACGCGCGCGTGGGCGAACAAGCTCGCTGCCGCATTCACCGTGTCGGCGACGCCGAGCGGCGACAAGCTGAACACGCTCACGTCGATCGCCGTGACCGCGATGCAGCTCGGCATGATCTGGGTGGGGGTGGAGGAGACGACGCGCGACCCGAGCGCGCCGAATCGGCTGAGCGTGTACATGGGCGCGGCGGGGCAGGCCGACTACGGGACGAATCCGCCCGGCGTCGTCGCGGCCGATTTGCGCACCGGCGAGCTGTTAGGGGCGCGCGTCGCGAAGCTCGCCCTGCGCCTGCGCGCCAATCCATGA
- a CDS encoding scramblase, producing MTALASSFIATQPQLSLKQRKEWVEILIDFETRNQYAIRGAGGEELGTLAEEQGGWTRIFWRWFLRSHRPLEAIVCDRAGAVLLRLSREFFWFFSDLDVADGSGVKLGSIHRRFGILRRKYDLRDKFGRTFARVSSPFWRIWTFPLRADDGREATIGKKWGGMLREVFMDADTFGVDLSRATWSLEERATIFCAAVSIDLDFFENNQGVGGVTSLGGLFD from the coding sequence ATGACCGCACTCGCCTCGAGCTTCATCGCGACGCAGCCGCAGCTCTCGCTGAAGCAGCGCAAGGAGTGGGTCGAGATCCTGATCGACTTCGAGACGCGCAATCAGTACGCGATTCGCGGCGCGGGCGGCGAAGAGCTGGGCACGCTCGCGGAGGAGCAGGGCGGCTGGACGCGCATCTTCTGGCGCTGGTTCCTGCGCTCGCATCGCCCGCTCGAAGCCATCGTGTGCGACCGCGCGGGCGCCGTGTTGTTACGGCTCAGCCGCGAGTTCTTCTGGTTCTTCTCCGATCTCGATGTCGCCGACGGCAGCGGCGTGAAGCTCGGCAGCATCCACCGCCGCTTCGGGATCCTGCGCCGCAAGTACGACCTGCGCGACAAGTTCGGCCGCACCTTCGCGCGCGTGTCGAGCCCGTTCTGGCGCATCTGGACGTTCCCGCTGCGCGCCGACGACGGACGCGAGGCGACGATCGGCAAGAAGTGGGGCGGCATGCTGCGCGAAGTGTTCATGGACGCCGACACGTTCGGCGTCGATCTCTCGCGCGCGACGTGGAGCCTCGAAGAGCGCGCGACGATCTTCTGCGCCGCGGTGTCGATCGACCTCGATTTCTTCGAGAACAATCAGGGAGTGGGGGGCGTGACGAGCCTCGGCGGGTTGTTCGACTGA
- a CDS encoding molybdopterin-dependent oxidoreductase, translating into MAVTTEKTYCRFCHNYCAFEVDIENGRAVAVRGDASDPIYGGYSCIKGRQLPEAHAHPERVTRPLKRMPDGTYEEIPLAQALDEIAARVKAIAAKHGKRAIASYCGTYAFMNSAALAVSKAWHKGFGSESYYTSVTIDQPSKAIAASRAGAWSAGMHGFHESDVVMHIGNNPIVSQFTPFGGTPPWNPVKELRDAKARGMKLIVVDPRRTDMARRADLFLQIRPGEDPTFLAGLIRVILDEQLHDRAFCAQWMNGLDKLHRAVSEYDLAYVSQRTRLPQQQILDAARTFARAKRGVAVTGTGPDMSPHPTLTEHLVLALNLICGRVNRAGEKVPNPGVLTPVTPKKAQPTGPFPMFGHGPRSRVRNLGEIIGEMPSAALSDEIVLEGEGQVKALFAVGGNPLVAWPDQQKSMKAIDALELLVCVDIKRAATAKHADYVLPGKMCLERADVPVLCDAWYEAPYTQYTPAVVDGPAGSELIEEWELYWELAARLGTPIRLAGGELPLDRKPSKEDVLDCMLAGGRIPFREVRNNRGGMVYAQVEQFVEPADASCDKRFEMTPEGVIEELATVRRESLVEPFSHRLISRRMRQVYNSSGRDLPDSRARGTTNPAFMHPHDLEELGVRSGDVLEIESAHAMIYGVAEAAEDVMPGVVSMAHAWGDPAANPKEVREIGASTNALISNEVDFDPITGMARQSAIPVNVRRAAVLI; encoded by the coding sequence ATGGCCGTCACGACCGAGAAGACCTACTGCCGTTTCTGCCATAACTACTGCGCGTTCGAGGTCGACATCGAGAACGGCCGCGCCGTCGCGGTGCGCGGCGACGCGAGCGACCCGATCTACGGCGGCTACTCGTGCATCAAGGGTCGCCAGCTGCCCGAGGCGCACGCGCACCCCGAGCGCGTCACGCGCCCGCTGAAGCGCATGCCCGATGGCACGTACGAGGAGATCCCGCTCGCGCAGGCGCTGGACGAGATCGCCGCGCGCGTGAAGGCGATCGCGGCGAAGCACGGCAAGCGCGCGATCGCGAGCTACTGCGGCACCTACGCGTTCATGAACTCGGCGGCGCTCGCGGTCTCGAAGGCGTGGCACAAGGGCTTCGGCAGCGAGTCGTACTACACGAGCGTCACGATCGATCAGCCGAGCAAGGCGATCGCCGCGTCGCGCGCGGGCGCGTGGAGCGCGGGCATGCACGGCTTCCACGAGAGCGATGTCGTGATGCACATCGGCAACAACCCCATCGTGTCGCAGTTCACGCCGTTCGGCGGCACGCCGCCGTGGAATCCGGTGAAGGAGCTGCGCGACGCGAAGGCGCGCGGCATGAAGCTGATCGTGGTCGATCCGCGCCGCACCGACATGGCGCGCCGCGCAGATCTCTTCCTGCAGATTCGCCCCGGCGAAGACCCGACGTTCCTCGCCGGCCTGATCCGCGTGATCCTCGACGAGCAGCTGCACGACCGAGCGTTCTGCGCGCAGTGGATGAACGGCCTCGACAAGCTGCACCGCGCGGTGAGTGAGTACGACCTCGCCTACGTGTCACAGCGCACGCGGCTGCCGCAGCAGCAGATCCTCGATGCCGCGCGCACGTTCGCGCGCGCGAAGCGCGGCGTCGCCGTGACGGGCACGGGCCCCGACATGTCGCCGCATCCGACGCTCACCGAGCATCTCGTGCTCGCGCTGAACCTGATCTGCGGTCGCGTGAATCGCGCGGGCGAGAAGGTCCCGAACCCCGGCGTCCTCACGCCCGTGACGCCGAAGAAGGCGCAGCCGACGGGCCCGTTCCCGATGTTCGGCCACGGCCCGCGCAGCCGCGTGCGAAACCTCGGCGAGATCATCGGCGAGATGCCGAGCGCGGCGCTCAGCGACGAGATCGTGCTCGAAGGCGAAGGCCAGGTGAAGGCGCTGTTCGCGGTCGGCGGTAATCCGCTCGTCGCGTGGCCCGATCAGCAGAAGTCGATGAAGGCGATCGATGCGCTCGAGCTGCTCGTGTGCGTCGACATCAAGCGCGCCGCGACCGCGAAGCACGCCGACTACGTGCTGCCCGGCAAGATGTGCCTCGAGCGCGCCGACGTGCCGGTCCTCTGCGACGCCTGGTACGAGGCACCCTACACGCAGTACACGCCCGCGGTCGTGGACGGCCCCGCAGGCTCCGAGCTGATCGAGGAGTGGGAGCTCTACTGGGAGCTCGCCGCGCGCCTCGGGACGCCGATTCGCCTTGCGGGCGGCGAGCTTCCGCTCGACCGCAAGCCGAGCAAGGAGGACGTGCTCGATTGCATGCTCGCCGGCGGGCGCATCCCGTTCCGCGAAGTCCGTAACAACCGCGGCGGCATGGTGTACGCGCAGGTGGAGCAGTTCGTGGAGCCTGCGGATGCGAGCTGCGACAAGCGCTTCGAGATGACGCCCGAAGGAGTGATCGAGGAGCTCGCAACAGTTCGCCGCGAGTCGCTCGTCGAGCCGTTCTCGCACCGGCTCATCAGCCGCCGCATGCGTCAGGTCTACAACTCCTCGGGCCGCGATCTGCCCGACAGCCGCGCGCGCGGCACCACCAACCCCGCGTTCATGCACCCGCACGACCTCGAGGAGTTGGGCGTGCGCTCGGGCGACGTGCTCGAGATCGAGTCCGCCCACGCGATGATCTACGGCGTCGCCGAAGCCGCGGAAGATGTGATGCCCGGCGTCGTCTCGATGGCGCACGCGTGGGGCGACCCCGCTGCGAACCCGAAGGAAGTGCGCGAGATCGGCGCGTCGACCAACGCGCTGATCTCGAACGAGGTGGACTTCGACCCGATCACGGGGATGGCGCGGCAGAGCGCGATTCCGGTGAACGTGCGGCGCGCTGCGGTGCTCATCTGA
- a CDS encoding PaaI family thioesterase: MSALPAPVLQLVDAAIVRSPYGKLLGLELVAAEPDRVRVKLPYRVDVTTLGDTVHGGAISGLVDSAATAAFWAHPGASPGARGTTIGFSINFVSAGRGQDLVADARVRRRGKEICTGEVSVTDAAGREVAVALVTYKMSLGG, from the coding sequence ATGTCCGCCCTGCCCGCCCCCGTGCTGCAGCTCGTCGACGCCGCGATCGTGCGCTCGCCTTACGGCAAGCTGCTCGGCCTCGAGCTCGTCGCTGCCGAGCCCGATCGTGTGCGCGTGAAGCTGCCCTACCGCGTGGACGTGACGACGCTCGGCGACACGGTGCACGGCGGCGCGATCTCGGGCCTCGTCGACTCCGCCGCGACCGCCGCGTTCTGGGCGCATCCCGGCGCTTCACCCGGCGCGCGCGGCACCACGATCGGCTTCAGCATCAACTTCGTGTCCGCGGGGCGCGGGCAGGATCTCGTCGCCGACGCGCGCGTGCGGCGGCGCGGCAAGGAGATCTGCACGGGCGAAGTGAGCGTGACGGACGCCGCGGGCCGCGAGGTCGCGGTGGCGCTGGTCACTTACAAGATGTCGCTCGGGGGCTGA
- a CDS encoding DUF1272 domain-containing protein, whose product MLELRPGCERCDRDLPPESRDARICSFECTFCSDCADAKLGGACPNCGGELVRRPIRSAAKLAKFPASTKRVFKPARAD is encoded by the coding sequence ATGCTCGAGCTTCGGCCCGGCTGCGAACGCTGCGATCGCGATCTTCCGCCGGAGTCGCGTGACGCGCGCATCTGCAGCTTCGAGTGCACGTTCTGCAGCGACTGTGCGGACGCGAAGCTCGGCGGCGCCTGCCCGAACTGCGGCGGCGAGCTCGTGCGCCGGCCAATTCGCTCGGCCGCGAAGCTCGCGAAGTTTCCGGCGAGCACGAAGCGCGTGTTCAAGCCGGCCCGAGCGGACTGA
- a CDS encoding 4-hydroxybutyrate CoA-transferase, protein MPVSSPPKISAEEAAALVQSGDWVDYAINGAQPVVFDRALAARAKELRGVKIRAGLALKPRAVLEADPRGESFHMLAWHFSGADRKAHDAGRTHYIPMNFGESPDFYRRFIERVDVAVIQTPPMDEHGYFNFSAAVTYLKAMTERAKKIVIEVNPSFPRVLGCEEGVHASEVDFVIDGDGAPTPVLPAAPPTEVDKTVARLIAAEIEDGSCLQIGIGGMPNAVCSMLKDAGAKELGVHTEMLVDGMIELYEAGLITNSRKQMNRGQMVFTFALGSPRLYEFIHQNPGAQSYPVDYTNLPDNIARNERVVSINNTTQIDLQGQAASESSGHRHISGTGGQLQFVRGAYQSKRGKSFICLSSVYERGGKRDSRIVTTLTPGNIVTTPRTDTMYVVTEYGMVNLKGKSVPERAKALIGIAHPDFRESLEREAREKNLIPRAWA, encoded by the coding sequence GTGCCTGTCTCGTCTCCGCCGAAAATCTCCGCCGAAGAGGCCGCTGCGTTGGTGCAGTCCGGCGACTGGGTCGACTACGCGATCAACGGGGCGCAGCCCGTCGTGTTCGACCGCGCGCTCGCGGCTCGCGCGAAGGAGCTGCGAGGCGTGAAGATTCGCGCCGGCCTCGCGTTGAAGCCGCGCGCGGTGCTCGAAGCGGATCCTCGGGGCGAGAGCTTCCACATGCTCGCCTGGCACTTCTCAGGCGCGGATCGCAAGGCGCACGATGCGGGCCGCACGCACTACATCCCGATGAACTTCGGCGAGTCGCCCGACTTCTATCGCCGCTTCATCGAGCGCGTCGACGTCGCGGTGATCCAGACCCCGCCGATGGACGAGCACGGCTACTTCAACTTCAGCGCCGCGGTGACGTACCTGAAGGCGATGACCGAGCGCGCGAAGAAGATCGTGATCGAGGTGAACCCGTCGTTTCCGCGCGTGCTCGGCTGCGAGGAGGGCGTGCACGCGAGCGAGGTCGACTTCGTGATCGACGGCGACGGCGCGCCCACGCCGGTGCTGCCCGCAGCGCCGCCGACCGAGGTCGACAAGACCGTCGCGCGCCTGATCGCCGCGGAGATCGAGGACGGGTCGTGCCTGCAGATCGGCATCGGCGGCATGCCGAACGCGGTGTGCAGCATGCTGAAGGACGCCGGCGCGAAAGAGCTCGGCGTGCACACCGAGATGCTCGTCGACGGCATGATCGAGCTCTACGAAGCGGGCCTGATCACCAACTCGCGCAAGCAGATGAACCGCGGACAGATGGTGTTCACGTTCGCGCTCGGCTCGCCGCGGCTCTACGAGTTCATCCACCAGAACCCCGGCGCGCAGAGCTATCCGGTCGACTACACGAACCTGCCCGACAACATCGCGCGCAACGAGCGCGTCGTGTCCATCAACAACACCACGCAGATCGACCTACAGGGCCAAGCCGCGAGCGAGTCGAGCGGGCACCGCCACATCTCGGGCACCGGCGGCCAGCTGCAGTTCGTGCGCGGCGCGTATCAGTCGAAGCGCGGCAAGTCGTTCATCTGCTTGTCCTCGGTGTACGAGCGGGGCGGCAAGCGCGATAGCCGCATCGTCACGACGCTGACGCCCGGCAACATCGTGACGACGCCGCGCACCGACACGATGTACGTCGTGACCGAGTACGGCATGGTGAACCTCAAGGGCAAGTCCGTGCCCGAGCGCGCAAAGGCGCTGATCGGCATCGCGCACCCCGACTTCCGCGAGAGCCTCGAGCGCGAGGCGCGCGAGAAGAACCTGATCCCGCGCGCGTGGGCATGA
- a CDS encoding SDR family NAD(P)-dependent oxidoreductase produces the protein MANTHSLRAIVTGASRGVGRGIAEALAEAGARVVLARRDEAALAETAASVTTLGGAALAVPCDLSDDAQTEALFARGLAWLGGLDVLVNSAWGGYERMAENGEFTWPKPFWEQPLWRWDAMLGAGVRAAYHASQLAARAMLAQRRGLIVNVSFWAAQKHIANVAYGVSKAGTDKLSADCAHELRPHGIAVVSLYPGLVRTEKVMESAAFLDLSNSESPRFTGRAVVALARDGELLRRSGETLVAAALAREYGFTDVDGKQPRALSLEET, from the coding sequence ATGGCGAACACACACTCGCTGCGCGCGATCGTCACCGGCGCAAGCCGCGGCGTCGGGCGCGGAATCGCGGAGGCGCTCGCTGAGGCGGGCGCGCGAGTCGTGTTGGCCCGGCGCGACGAAGCGGCGCTCGCGGAGACGGCGGCGTCCGTAACAACTCTCGGTGGCGCCGCGCTCGCGGTGCCGTGCGACCTCAGCGACGACGCGCAGACCGAGGCGCTGTTCGCGCGCGGACTCGCGTGGCTCGGTGGCCTCGACGTGCTCGTGAACAGCGCGTGGGGCGGTTACGAGCGCATGGCGGAGAACGGCGAGTTCACCTGGCCGAAGCCGTTCTGGGAGCAGCCGCTCTGGCGCTGGGACGCGATGCTCGGCGCGGGCGTGCGCGCCGCGTACCACGCCTCGCAGCTCGCGGCCCGCGCGATGCTCGCGCAGCGCCGCGGCCTGATCGTGAACGTCTCGTTCTGGGCCGCGCAGAAACACATCGCGAACGTCGCCTACGGCGTCTCGAAGGCGGGGACGGACAAGCTCAGCGCCGATTGCGCGCACGAGCTGCGCCCGCACGGCATCGCGGTGGTGTCGCTCTACCCGGGCCTGGTGCGCACGGAGAAGGTGATGGAGTCCGCGGCGTTCCTCGATCTCTCGAACAGCGAGTCGCCGCGCTTCACCGGGCGTGCGGTCGTGGCGCTCGCGCGCGACGGCGAGTTGTTACGGCGAAGCGGTGAGACGCTCGTCGCCGCCGCGCTCGCGCGCGAGTACGGCTTCACGGACGTGGATGGGAAGCAGCCGCGGGCGCTCTCGCTCGAGGAAACGTGA
- a CDS encoding DNA-binding protein, protein MRALGRRTAALTIAVLLAAALASAKELTPAQAAAHVGEAATVCGVVSDASYRPDVRGEPTFLNFGGAYPNHAFTAVVWGKHRAKFTPPPESHEGKTICVSGRISSYRGKPQIVVDTPHQLSAPKAK, encoded by the coding sequence ATGCGCGCGCTCGGGAGACGCACGGCCGCCCTAACGATCGCGGTGCTGCTCGCCGCGGCGCTCGCCTCGGCGAAGGAGCTCACACCCGCGCAGGCTGCGGCGCACGTGGGCGAAGCGGCGACCGTGTGCGGCGTCGTGAGCGACGCGTCGTATCGCCCTGACGTTCGGGGCGAGCCGACGTTTCTCAACTTCGGCGGCGCGTACCCGAATCACGCCTTCACCGCGGTCGTTTGGGGAAAGCACCGCGCAAAGTTCACGCCGCCGCCGGAGTCGCACGAAGGAAAGACGATCTGCGTGAGCGGGCGAATCTCCTCGTATCGCGGGAAGCCGCAGATCGTCGTCGATACGCCGCATCAGCTCAGCGCGCCGAAGGCGAAGTGA